One part of the Humulus lupulus chromosome 9, drHumLupu1.1, whole genome shotgun sequence genome encodes these proteins:
- the LOC133800964 gene encoding CASP-like protein 1C2 codes for MAKYSKILSLVLRFVAMAASVAAVVVIVTSHDTAHVLNLTFTAKYSNTPAFKYFMIVEAIAGIYSLITLFLSGKNWFRRFVIILDVVMTVLLSSSISAALAIGDVGKKGNDHAGWLPICGQVPKFCDHVTGALIAGVASTILYFALVLYSLYTVLDPLLL; via the exons ATGGCAAAGTACAGCAAAATCTTGAGCCTTGTGCTGAGGTTTGTAGCCATGGCTGCAAGCGTGGCTGCGGTTGTAGTCATCGTCACCAGCCATGACACTGCTCATGTCTTGAACTTGACTTTCACTGCCAAGTACAGTAACACCCCAGCTTTCAA gtACTTCATGATCGTGGAAGCAATTGCAGGCATATACAGTCTGATAACTCTCTTTCTTTCTGGCAAGAACTGGTTTAGGCGCTTCGTTATTATCTTAGATGTG GTTATGACAGTGCTTTTGAGCTCAAGCATTTCAGCAGCATTGGCGATAGGTGATGTGGGAAAAAAAGGGAATGATCATGCCGGGTGGTTGCCCATCTGTGGACAAGTGCCCAAGTTTTGCGACCATGTCACCGGAGCTCTTATCGCTGGCGTAGCCTCGACCATCTTATATTTTGCTCTAGTTCTTTACTCTTTGTACACTGTTTTGGATCCTCTCTTGCTGTGA